From the genome of Candidatus Electrothrix communis, one region includes:
- the infB gene encoding translation initiation factor IF-2, whose translation MSRVRIYELAKEAGLKSKELADKLIDMGYPVKSLSSTVDDDMAADIRRKVLGKATAEVTEKPIGMKKQKAVVQKNKNATVVRRRSKALKDEIAKKAEEKEQDGKDKVRAALKDEVSATADTVSEAERLDQEQPVKKAGEAVAEGDREGAKTATSEAAAQGGSEENVGNKAPIKQEPKRAKGLAKIVGRVELNLKDTEKPAPRRNAPRPSRGGRKGGQAAPSPAAQNPTPAAGRGKDRKKTKRVVEIETTPDKAKKPGKTARKGRQRVDFSGGGGGDYNQSYRGRRKKDKRRKSKVSSTPVTESKAIKRRIKVFESINVGDLAKRMGIKANEVIAKLMGLGVMATLNQSLDLDTATLVAADFGYEVEQAMTEELGIEALQQEEKGGERHPRFPVVTVMGHVDHGKTSILDAIRRTDVAEGEAGGITQHIGAYHVQAPSGDITFVDTPGHAAFTEMRSRGAKVTDIVVLVVAADDGVMNQTKEAIAHAKAAEVPIVVAINKIDKDNADPARVIRELGDFGLIPEDWGGDTIFCETSAKKGLGIEELLENVQLQAEVLELTADSNRKAKGTVIEAQLHKGRGSVATVLVQEGTLRTGEYFIAGQYSGKVRSLINDRGELVDEAGPSLPVEVQGLSGVPQAGDEFLVVTDEKMAKSVSDVRQLKVRESELASVSKVSLDNLFEKMAEQEMKELRVILRSDVQGTLQAFGQAAAKLSTDVIRVRVLHEGTGAVTENDIHLASASDAIIIGFNVRPAVKVKELAEQEHVDIRTYDVIYHALEDIEKAMVGMLEPEYVERVIGTAEVRDTFSVPKIGTIAGCFIIDGKIERNAGIRVLRDSVVIFTGVIDSLRRFKDDVKEVATGYECGIGVENYNDIKIGDTLEAFLMDEVEATL comes from the coding sequence ATGAGCAGAGTCCGCATTTACGAACTGGCAAAGGAAGCCGGTCTCAAAAGCAAAGAGCTGGCAGATAAATTGATAGATATGGGATATCCTGTCAAGAGCCTCAGTTCTACGGTTGACGACGATATGGCTGCCGATATCCGCCGTAAAGTGTTGGGCAAGGCAACTGCTGAAGTTACCGAAAAGCCGATAGGGATGAAAAAACAAAAAGCTGTGGTACAAAAAAATAAAAATGCAACAGTGGTACGACGTCGTTCAAAAGCGTTGAAAGATGAGATTGCCAAAAAGGCTGAAGAGAAAGAGCAGGACGGTAAAGATAAGGTGAGAGCTGCATTGAAAGATGAGGTGTCCGCGACAGCAGATACGGTATCGGAAGCGGAGCGTCTTGATCAAGAGCAACCTGTGAAAAAGGCAGGGGAAGCTGTTGCAGAAGGCGATAGAGAAGGGGCGAAGACTGCCACTTCAGAAGCAGCAGCACAGGGGGGCAGCGAGGAGAATGTCGGAAATAAGGCTCCGATTAAACAGGAGCCGAAGCGTGCCAAAGGACTTGCAAAGATTGTTGGCCGGGTAGAGCTGAATCTCAAAGATACAGAGAAGCCCGCACCCCGTCGTAATGCTCCTCGACCGAGCAGAGGGGGGAGAAAGGGTGGGCAAGCCGCTCCGTCCCCGGCAGCCCAGAATCCGACGCCAGCTGCAGGGCGCGGAAAGGACCGCAAGAAAACCAAGCGCGTTGTCGAGATAGAGACAACTCCTGATAAGGCTAAAAAGCCAGGTAAAACAGCCCGAAAGGGGCGTCAGCGAGTTGATTTTTCCGGCGGTGGCGGCGGCGATTATAATCAGTCGTACAGGGGGCGGAGGAAAAAAGACAAACGCCGTAAAAGTAAGGTTTCTTCCACGCCGGTGACAGAGAGTAAGGCTATTAAAAGACGGATTAAAGTCTTTGAAAGCATCAATGTCGGTGATCTCGCAAAACGGATGGGTATCAAGGCCAATGAGGTCATTGCAAAATTGATGGGGCTTGGCGTGATGGCCACCCTCAATCAGTCCCTTGATCTGGATACAGCAACCTTGGTGGCAGCGGATTTCGGCTATGAGGTTGAGCAGGCCATGACTGAAGAGCTGGGGATCGAGGCTCTGCAGCAAGAGGAAAAAGGTGGAGAGAGACACCCGCGTTTTCCTGTGGTCACTGTTATGGGTCATGTTGATCACGGTAAGACATCTATTCTGGATGCTATCCGGAGAACAGATGTTGCCGAGGGAGAAGCTGGTGGTATTACCCAGCACATCGGTGCCTATCATGTGCAAGCCCCGTCTGGAGATATTACCTTTGTTGATACACCCGGCCATGCTGCTTTTACGGAAATGCGTTCCCGTGGTGCCAAGGTTACGGACATCGTGGTGCTTGTTGTTGCGGCTGATGATGGGGTTATGAATCAGACCAAGGAAGCCATTGCCCATGCCAAGGCGGCCGAGGTGCCCATTGTCGTGGCAATTAATAAGATTGATAAGGATAATGCCGACCCGGCACGTGTTATTCGTGAGCTGGGTGATTTTGGACTGATTCCCGAGGATTGGGGTGGGGATACGATCTTCTGCGAGACCTCGGCCAAGAAAGGCCTTGGTATTGAAGAGTTACTGGAGAATGTTCAGTTGCAGGCCGAAGTTCTTGAATTGACAGCTGACTCGAATCGGAAGGCCAAAGGAACGGTGATCGAGGCGCAATTGCATAAGGGCAGAGGCTCTGTTGCAACGGTCCTGGTGCAGGAGGGAACCCTGCGCACTGGTGAGTATTTTATTGCCGGACAATACAGCGGCAAGGTACGCTCGCTGATTAATGATCGCGGTGAACTGGTTGACGAGGCAGGTCCTTCTCTTCCTGTTGAGGTTCAGGGATTATCCGGTGTGCCACAGGCTGGTGACGAGTTCCTGGTGGTTACGGATGAGAAAATGGCGAAATCGGTCTCCGATGTCCGTCAGCTCAAAGTTCGTGAATCGGAATTGGCCTCTGTATCTAAGGTTTCATTGGATAATCTGTTTGAAAAAATGGCTGAGCAGGAGATGAAGGAATTGCGTGTTATTCTTCGTTCCGATGTTCAGGGAACATTGCAGGCCTTTGGTCAGGCAGCGGCAAAATTATCCACCGATGTTATCCGGGTGCGGGTGCTCCATGAAGGAACCGGTGCTGTCACGGAAAATGACATTCATCTTGCTTCAGCATCTGATGCGATTATCATCGGCTTCAATGTCCGTCCTGCGGTCAAGGTCAAGGAGCTTGCTGAGCAGGAACATGTTGATATTCGCACCTATGATGTTATCTACCATGCCTTGGAAGATATTGAAAAGGCTATGGTGGGCATGCTGGAACCAGAATATGTGGAACGCGTCATCGGAACCGCCGAGGTCAGAGATACCTTCTCCGTGCCCAAGATAGGTACCATTGCCGGTTGTTTTATTATTGACGGCAAGATCGAACGCAATGCAGGTATTCGGGTTCTTCGTGATTCAGTGGTTATATTTACTGGAGTCATTGATTCGC
- the rimP gene encoding ribosome maturation factor RimP, with amino-acid sequence MGTDRVVRIVENFATPLLDEMGLELVEVQFRQESGWKLRLFIDRNEGVNVDDCASVSRQVATYLEVEDIIEHAYTLEVSSPGIERPLKRLEDFVRFSGKKIRVKLSEPVDDQHVFCGILTGVDEEKNSITLAVDGSDAKQMVIDLRAVARARLSL; translated from the coding sequence GTGGGTACGGATCGAGTAGTCAGAATAGTGGAGAATTTTGCCACCCCTCTTCTTGACGAGATGGGGTTAGAGCTGGTGGAAGTGCAGTTCAGGCAGGAATCCGGCTGGAAACTGCGACTGTTCATTGACCGGAATGAAGGGGTGAATGTTGACGACTGTGCCTCTGTCAGTAGACAGGTAGCAACCTATCTGGAAGTCGAAGACATAATAGAGCATGCGTATACCCTTGAGGTTTCATCGCCGGGAATAGAACGCCCGCTGAAACGTTTAGAGGATTTTGTTCGTTTTTCCGGGAAGAAGATCAGGGTGAAACTCAGTGAACCTGTTGATGATCAGCATGTTTTTTGTGGTATCTTGACAGGTGTGGATGAAGAAAAAAATAGTATAACGTTGGCGGTGGACGGCTCCGACGCGAAACAGATGGTGATCGACCTGAGAGCTGTTGCACGAGCACGTCTGAGCCTCTAA
- a CDS encoding peptidoglycan DD-metalloendopeptidase family protein → MGEAVESDEQNKVRIHIGELQHDIKVQLDKIQQTNEAEYEILNQLDAINRKLARQKEKATVLQRRLAEQKKILQGLKEKIEQAEEKRSSLQGHMLKRLRSFYMMGKLGMLNVTFSKRELPELMLFSDSFDNLVAYDKDIVVQYRDAMSELEQAVLSRELEKSLLEELVRQSEEEQQVLFVLRAEQKQLLDVVKQEKSLYQLAVDEMHQAEQDLHNDLMRLRIEEKLDKEQGLLLGKGRLSSPVTGTVLYRFGDNIQSGLRQGDAMKGITVAIEPGTSVHAVYRGKVVFADYKRGYGNAVIIDHGGNYFTITARLDEIFIHKGDRVEQDQEVGTSGDIATLYDPGVYFEIRHGNTPLDPLEWLRIDKSSTNKF, encoded by the coding sequence TTGGGAGAGGCGGTCGAGTCAGATGAACAGAATAAGGTGAGGATCCATATCGGGGAGTTGCAGCATGATATCAAGGTCCAGCTTGATAAGATTCAGCAGACAAATGAGGCCGAGTACGAGATTCTTAATCAGCTGGATGCCATAAACCGTAAGCTTGCTCGGCAGAAGGAAAAAGCAACGGTTCTGCAACGACGATTAGCTGAACAAAAAAAAATATTACAGGGGCTAAAGGAGAAGATTGAGCAGGCGGAAGAGAAGCGAAGCAGTCTTCAGGGGCATATGTTGAAGAGGCTCCGTTCCTTTTACATGATGGGGAAGCTCGGCATGCTCAATGTGACTTTTTCTAAGAGGGAGCTTCCTGAGCTGATGCTTTTTTCCGATTCATTTGATAATCTGGTTGCGTATGATAAAGATATTGTCGTGCAATACCGAGATGCCATGAGTGAATTGGAGCAGGCCGTGCTCTCGCGTGAACTAGAAAAATCATTACTTGAAGAGCTGGTTCGTCAGTCTGAAGAGGAACAACAGGTACTCTTTGTCCTGCGTGCAGAACAAAAGCAGTTGCTGGATGTGGTCAAGCAGGAAAAAAGCCTCTATCAGCTGGCTGTTGATGAGATGCACCAGGCTGAACAGGACTTACATAATGACTTGATGAGGCTCCGGATTGAGGAGAAGCTTGATAAGGAACAGGGGCTTCTCTTGGGAAAGGGAAGATTGTCCTCCCCTGTCACCGGTACAGTACTCTATCGTTTTGGAGACAATATCCAAAGCGGTTTGAGACAAGGGGATGCCATGAAGGGTATAACCGTTGCCATTGAACCGGGAACCTCAGTGCATGCCGTGTACAGGGGCAAGGTCGTGTTTGCCGATTATAAACGCGGGTACGGCAATGCTGTTATTATTGATCACGGGGGGAATTATTTTACCATTACAGCCCGTCTCGATGAAATTTTTATCCATAAGGGAGATAGGGTTGAACAGGACCAGGAGGTCGGTACGAGTGGCGATATTGCAACGCTTTATGACCCTGGCGTGTACTTTGAAATTCGACATGGCAATACGCCGCTGGACCCCTTGGAATGGCTTCGGATAGACAAAAGTTCGACAAATAAATTTTAG
- the nusA gene encoding transcription termination factor NusA gives MMSGGENLKRILDQICRDKGIDRALLVDAIEEAVRSAVRKKFGGRRDIEVQFNDELGEIEAFQYRTVVDDVWDEDTEIHIDDARVLDPDIELEDDLGEKMENIAELGRIAAQSAKQVIIHRLRDAEREVVFEMFRDREGSIVNGIVQRFERGKMVINLGRTDAVLPREGQIPKRSFKQGDRIRAYLQEVRQESRDSQLILSRTCNEFLIKLFELEVPEIAEDIVKIMGAAREPGFRAKIAVTSTESDVDPVGACVGMKGARVQNVVQELQGERIDIVPWSPDPAKYVYNALAPAEVSMVIVDEDQHSLLVVVPDDQLSLAIGRQGQNVRLASRLLSWRIDVKSEQRYENLGKSGYKSLLVIDGVDEAKADKLVAADIHSARDFAEADIESIMRFVGVSEDQAAVLKLQAADIPVTADSPLDEAERLFSTPVEQEEETSGDELGNMIIDDESAPQQAVNEEGNFEEAMPGNTVDQDDMTGNIPEQLVDEQEMLPPHESSLHESSPSESSPHDTVDGNRLS, from the coding sequence ATGATGTCTGGTGGGGAAAATTTAAAGCGTATACTTGATCAGATTTGTCGAGATAAGGGCATTGATCGTGCATTATTGGTGGATGCCATTGAGGAAGCTGTGCGATCCGCAGTGCGAAAAAAATTCGGCGGTCGACGTGATATAGAGGTGCAGTTCAACGATGAACTCGGTGAAATTGAGGCTTTTCAGTATCGTACAGTGGTTGACGATGTTTGGGATGAGGATACCGAAATTCATATTGACGACGCAAGAGTACTTGACCCGGATATCGAACTTGAGGATGATCTTGGTGAAAAGATGGAGAACATTGCCGAGCTCGGTCGTATTGCAGCGCAGTCAGCCAAGCAGGTTATTATTCATCGTCTCAGGGATGCGGAAAGAGAAGTTGTTTTTGAGATGTTCCGAGATCGTGAAGGCTCTATAGTCAACGGTATTGTTCAGCGCTTTGAACGTGGGAAGATGGTCATAAATCTCGGTCGAACTGATGCTGTGTTGCCGCGTGAAGGGCAGATCCCCAAACGATCCTTTAAGCAGGGCGATCGGATTCGGGCCTATCTTCAGGAGGTTCGCCAGGAGTCCCGTGATTCCCAGTTGATCCTGAGTCGAACCTGTAATGAATTTCTTATCAAGCTGTTTGAGCTCGAAGTTCCTGAGATTGCAGAGGATATTGTTAAAATTATGGGTGCTGCCCGTGAACCGGGCTTTCGTGCAAAAATTGCCGTTACCTCAACAGAATCTGATGTTGATCCGGTTGGCGCCTGTGTGGGTATGAAAGGGGCAAGGGTCCAGAATGTGGTGCAGGAGCTTCAGGGCGAACGCATTGATATTGTACCCTGGAGCCCGGACCCGGCGAAATACGTCTACAATGCCCTGGCCCCGGCCGAAGTAAGTATGGTAATCGTTGATGAAGATCAGCACTCCTTGCTGGTCGTTGTCCCAGATGACCAGCTGTCATTGGCTATAGGTCGGCAGGGACAGAACGTGCGACTTGCCTCGCGTCTATTGAGCTGGCGTATTGATGTGAAGAGTGAACAGCGCTATGAGAATCTCGGCAAGTCGGGATACAAGAGCCTGTTGGTCATTGACGGGGTTGATGAGGCAAAGGCGGACAAATTGGTTGCAGCTGACATCCATTCAGCAAGGGATTTTGCCGAAGCTGATATTGAAAGCATTATGCGATTTGTCGGTGTTAGTGAAGATCAGGCTGCTGTTTTGAAACTCCAGGCTGCGGATATCCCCGTGACAGCAGACAGCCCTTTGGATGAAGCAGAACGTCTATTTTCCACACCGGTTGAGCAGGAAGAAGAAACCTCGGGTGACGAATTGGGCAATATGATCATTGATGACGAGTCTGCGCCTCAGCAGGCTGTCAATGAGGAAGGGAATTTCGAAGAAGCAATGCCCGGGAATACGGTTGATCAGGATGATATGACTGGAAATATTCCGGAGCAACTTGTCGATGAGCAGGAGATGTTGCCCCCGCATGAGTCGTCTCTGCACGAATCGTCTCCATCTGAGTCGTCACCGCACGACACAGTAGACGGTAACAGGCTGTCTTGA
- a CDS encoding S41 family peptidase, producing the protein MKRKFLQLVLLLLCIISAYPVYSETGKGQKEAETYQHLETFANVLDLLQKHYVDKVENSDVLLGAINGMLSSLDPHSSYMSPEDFKELQEDTRGSFSGIGIEVTVRDGVLTVVSPIAGTPAYKQGVEAGDQIVRINDISTRGMTLPDAVKILRGNQGEKVAITIRRASLNELLDMVFVRDIIPNHSVIAQKLGEGFHRIQVTSFQATTTPDFKKALRKAAQEGVIQGIVLDLRNNPGGLLDQAVQLADVLLESGVIVTTRGREKENDMHFEARRGKIRYTFPVVVLVNGGSASASEIVAGALQDHKRALILGTRTFGKGSVQTVVPLPNGAGVRLTTARYYTPSGRSIQATGIVPDMIIPYEEKEITGQGNAPHTRLREEDLPHHFENSDDTEVDKQEQKKKKKHQPENLSINEDSARLAKDNQLHAALFILKNTVGPLQKP; encoded by the coding sequence ATGAAAAGAAAATTTTTACAGCTCGTTCTGCTCTTGCTCTGCATCATTTCTGCTTATCCGGTGTATTCCGAAACCGGGAAAGGGCAAAAGGAAGCAGAGACCTATCAACATCTTGAGACCTTTGCCAATGTGCTTGATCTCTTACAGAAGCATTATGTGGACAAGGTGGAGAATAGTGATGTCCTCCTAGGGGCTATCAATGGCATGCTGAGTTCGCTTGATCCCCACTCGTCATATATGTCACCGGAGGATTTTAAGGAGCTTCAGGAGGACACCAGAGGGAGCTTTAGCGGGATAGGTATTGAGGTGACGGTTCGTGACGGAGTGTTGACCGTTGTTTCGCCGATTGCCGGTACTCCTGCTTATAAGCAGGGTGTGGAGGCCGGTGACCAGATTGTCAGGATCAACGATATATCCACCCGAGGTATGACCTTGCCGGATGCAGTGAAGATACTGCGTGGAAATCAAGGGGAAAAAGTTGCGATCACTATCAGGCGTGCTAGCCTCAATGAGCTGCTCGATATGGTATTTGTGCGTGATATTATACCGAACCACTCCGTGATTGCGCAGAAACTTGGAGAGGGCTTTCATCGTATTCAGGTTACAAGTTTTCAGGCCACCACCACTCCTGATTTTAAGAAGGCCTTGCGCAAGGCGGCACAGGAAGGGGTGATTCAGGGGATTGTTCTTGATCTGCGTAATAATCCTGGAGGGTTGCTTGATCAGGCTGTGCAGCTTGCTGATGTTCTCCTTGAAAGTGGCGTTATCGTGACCACAAGAGGGCGTGAAAAAGAAAATGATATGCATTTCGAGGCACGACGCGGAAAAATTCGATATACCTTTCCGGTGGTTGTGCTGGTGAACGGAGGATCCGCCAGTGCTTCTGAAATTGTTGCGGGTGCCTTGCAAGATCATAAAAGGGCTTTAATTCTCGGCACAAGAACCTTTGGTAAAGGATCTGTACAGACAGTCGTTCCTCTGCCCAACGGAGCAGGTGTCCGGCTAACCACTGCTCGTTATTATACTCCGAGCGGGAGATCTATTCAGGCAACCGGGATTGTGCCGGATATGATTATTCCCTATGAGGAGAAAGAGATAACAGGACAGGGGAACGCCCCTCATACTCGCCTGCGAGAAGAAGACTTGCCGCATCATTTTGAAAATAGCGATGATACAGAGGTTGATAAGCAGGAGCAAAAAAAGAAGAAAAAACATCAGCCGGAAAATCTTTCCATAAATGAAGATTCTGCCCGGTTAGCAAAAGATAACCAGCTGCATGCTGCTCTATTTATTCTGAAAAATACGGTGGGTCCATTGCAGAAACCCTGA
- a CDS encoding DUF448 domain-containing protein translates to MKKRHIPIRTCKGCGRKAEKNELVRLVWCEGALQEDLDGIMSGRGVYSCKDEQCRNRLAKKKKMLRRAFRLHG, encoded by the coding sequence GTGAAGAAAAGGCATATCCCGATTCGTACCTGTAAAGGATGCGGTCGGAAGGCCGAGAAAAATGAGCTTGTTCGCTTGGTATGGTGTGAGGGCGCCTTGCAGGAGGATTTGGACGGCATAATGTCCGGTCGGGGGGTGTACAGCTGCAAAGATGAGCAGTGCAGGAATCGGCTGGCAAAGAAGAAAAAAATGCTGAGGCGAGCATTTCGCCTTCATGGATAA